TATCTTTTCCAGATCATGGCAACCCCATAAAGTAAAAAACAGGAAACTGCTTCAGCTACACAGATTTGCTTGAACCATTTAATGATTTTTTCCTGGGGATATTTTGAGAAAAATTTTTCGATGAAATTCATTTCGATTACTTATAATAAATTTTAAAAGAATATTTAATACCATTATACAGAATGGCTCGTTTTGAGAGGACAAATTTACTAGATTTTATAAAGCTCTTAATCTTTTTTTCAAAGTAAGGAATAAACTGCTTATTGTATAGATTTATTATATGATGATCAAAGCTTTCCACTTTTAAAGTATTGTCATTCTCATCTACATATAACATAACTTTAGTAAAAGATTGATTCTTTTGTGAAGAATCTATGTATCCTTTTGGATACATGAAATTTTTGAAAAAAAAGGTATTGAGTAAAATATCAGCTAATTTAGGATCTCCTTTATAGATCCAATTTAAATTATCATTATATTCAAAAATTATAGAAGGATTTTTATTCACATGATCTAAAAGTGATTGTTTTACAATGTCCTCGATAAGATCTTTACCAAATTTTTTTTCTGTAAAGTAATTCATATATCGATGATAACATAAATTACTGGTGTAATGTGCTGGTATGTCGCTTCCGATAAAAGTTCCTCCCCAAATAATATTGTGCTTCTTTAAAGCTTGTTCGAGCTCTTTCTTTGCTGGAAAATCATCTCCACCTGGTGCGATATGGTATATAAAATATTTATTTTCAATTTTTGAATCTTCAACTGCTTTAATTGAATCATTACTACATTGTTCATTATAATATTTTTGCCTTTCCTGAAATCTTTTTATGTATTCTATCTCTTTTTCCTTTCGTAAAGAATCTGCTATTTTAGTAGATGTATCCTGACCAAATAAAAAGGCTTGAGTGAGAAAAATGAAAAAAAAGATATAAAATTTCATATTTGTTACTTATAAAAACTACTACCATCCAAATATTCAAAAACCTCAGGAGGGAGCATAGGCCGCACATTTTTACCTTCCTTGATCATATGGCGAATTTCGGTTGCAGAAATTTCAATGATAGGGGCTTTGATAAAAGAAATATTTTCGTGTTGTACATACTCAGAATCTTTTTTCTCGCCTTCAAAAATTCGTGGATAAACAATAATATGGTGATTCTTTAATAAAGTTTCGGAATTTTTCCATTTATGGAGTCCCTGCAAATTGTCCTCTCCCATAATCAAGCTGAATGAATGATCAGGGTATTTTTCATTGAGATACGTCAGAGTGTCAATAGTATAACTTGGTCTGGGTAAAGAAAACTCCACATTGGAAGCCCTCATGTTCGGGTAATTTTTAATCGCTGCCTGTACCATATCCAGTCGATTATGATCTTTAAGCAATGATTTCTTATCCTTAAAAGGATTTTGAGGACTTACAACAAACCATAATTCTTCCATATTTGAATTTTCCAGAATATAATTCGCAAGAATAAGATGTCCAATATGTATAGGATTGAAAGATCCGAAGAATAAACCGATTTTTTTCATTTTCATTTGCAGGTGTATATGAGATGCAAAGTATAGCGTTAAAGTTGTATTTTATCCTTAGTCCCTAAACTTCACATCCTTTATATTCAGGTAGTGTGTTACATTTCCTTTCCAGTGATTTTCTTCCAGAGTAAATGCGAGATCGAAATGTTTATTTCTGAAGTCTTCAGAGAATTGCCCCAATTTAAAACCAACGCATTCTATATTTCTACCGGTGGATTCCTGTTTAATATAAAATTTCACGTGGTTATTATCTTTCCCCATTGTTTTTATATAACCCGATAATTTCTGGTTTCTTAAAGTGAGGATGGGTTTCATATTATGTGGACCAAAGGGTGCAAGTTTTCTATGGAAATTTATAAACTCGCGGTTGATATCATCAATTTCTATTTCAGAATCTATAATGATCGATGATTCTTTCTGGTGTTCCTGAATCTTTTCAGCGACCACCTTTTCGAATTTTTCCTTAAAGGCCTCGAATTTTGATTTTTCCATTGAAAGTCCCGCTGCAGCATGATGTCCTCCAAATTTCAAAAAGTACTCTGAGCACATATCCAACGCCTCATGAACATCGAAATCAGAAACTGATCTTGCGGAAGCAACCATTTCTCCGTTGTTACCATCTGTAAAAACCAAAGTGGGTTTGTAATAAGTCTCAATGAGTCTGGATGCTACGATTCCAATAACACCTTTATTCCACTCAGGATGGTAAACAATCGTTGTCAGATTGGTTTCCTGTTGAGATTCAATAATTTGATTAAGTGCCGAAAGCGTCGAATTCATATCGAGTTCCCGTCTTTCATCATTAAGTCCCATAATGTCACTTACAATCTGATGCGCATGTTTCAGATTATCTGAAACCATAAGTTCTACAGCTGCTTTTCCATGAGAAATTCTACCGGCAGCATTGATCTTTGGAGCAATTTCAAAAACAATGTTTGAAATTTCAAAATGGGAAAGTTTATCTTCGGGAATTAAGAGTCTTAATCCTAAATTTCTTGTTTTTCGAAGGGTTTTTAAACCCATTTTGGCCAGAACCCTGTTTTCTCCGGTCATTGAGACAATATCTGCAGCAATAGAAATTGCAAGCAAATCGGTTAATTCAAACAACTCCGAATCCGGTATTTTGTAGATTGTATTTAGACCCTGGCATAATTTAAAGCCAACTCCGCACCCTGAAAGCTCTTTGAAAGGATATCTGCAATCACTTCTTTTAGGATCTAATACGGCAACTGCATTAGGAATTTCTTCTCCTGGTAAGTGGTGGTCACAAATAATAAAATCAACGCCTAAATTCTGCGCATAATTAATCATATCAATTGCTTTGATCCCACAATCCAGAGCTATAATCAAAGAAAATCCATTTTCCTTTGCAAAATCTATCCCTTCTGTTGAAATACCGTATCCCTCAGAGTTTCTGTCCGGAATATAATAATCAAGATATTTTTTCTGAACTATTTTGCTGAGGTATAAATACATCAGCGCAACAGCAGTTGTTCCATCTACATCATAATCTCCATAAACCAATATTTTTTCACCATTCTCGATAGCTGTTGCAATACGCTCTACAGCTTTTTGCATATCAGCCATTAAAAACGGACTATGTATATCAGTGAGATTGGGCTTAAAAAATTCTCTTGCCTTTTGATAATTGTCAATTCCTCTAAGAACGAGAAGTTTAGATTCAAAAGTTCCGAAACCAAGTGACGAACTTAATCTGTCTACAACTTCCTCATCGGGTTCAGGTCTGTAAATCCATTTTTGACTCATTTCACAAAAATAGGGAAAATATATTTTAAAAAGGAATGATGAACTGTTAATATAATAATATAAAACAAAGATTTTAAGTGACGTTAAAGACCTTTCAATTCTGATTTGTTATTAATATTTATCGAGTCGCTTTTTAGATGTTCAATAGGTTATTTGGAAAAGTTTTAGAGAAAAGTTAACATTTTTTTGATTTTGTAAATCCAAAGATAATTGATTGTCGTAAATGATATTAAATAACTAAACACTTTAAAAATTAATATTATGAAAAAGACGATTAATGTTTCTAGCCAGGGAGCCACACTGGATACCGGTAGAAGAAATTTCTTAAAACTCGGCGGCATTGGACTTGCCATGGCAGGTCTTGCATTAGTAGGCTGTGATGATAATGATGATTTTCAAATGACAGACGGCCAGGTATTCGACCTTGGTAAAGGCGATGTCGGGGTATTGAATTATGCTTATGCTCTTGAGCAGCTCGAAGCAGATTTCTATACTAAAGTTGTTAACAGTTTTTATTCAGGTATTTCAACCATTGAAAAAGAATTATTTACTGACCTCTATCATCACGAATTAATCCATCGGGATTTCTTTAAAGCTGCAATATCAGGAGTTACTGCTAATGTACTGCCAAAGCTTGAATTTCAATATCCGGGTGTGAATTTTAATAACAGAAGTTCAGTATTAGCTACTGCTAAGGCTTTGGAAGATACAGGTGTTGCTGCGTATAATGCAGCAGGAAAGTATATTACGGATCCTAATTATTTAGTAATTGCAGGGAAAATAGTTTCTGTGGAAGCAAGACATGCTTCTGCGATCAGAAATCTTATCAATCCCGGATCTGCTGATTTTTCAGGGGATGATGTGATTGATGCCAATGGATTGGATGTGGCAAAAGAGCCAAAAGATGTTGTAATGGCTGCAGGAGGATTTATAAAGACACCTTTTACCTGGAAAGAAAGAGGCATTAACTAAATTATTTACTTTTAAAAACGTACTATTATGAACATTCTTAAATTACTAGATAGATTTTCTGATGATAAATTCTTTACAACAGAAGCATCAAGATTAGAGACCATTACAAATCTTTCAGCATTTGGAAAAAAAGCAGCTATTGCTTCGGTTCCTCTGGGCTTAGGAGTCGCAATGTCAACTCCGGCGAAAGCTGAAAACCGAAATACAACACCAGTTACAGGAAGCTTTTTAAAAAGTACTTTAACCGATGCGTTACAACTGGCCCTGACGCTGGAATACTTAGAAAATGAATATTACAGTATTGGACTATCTACAGCAAGTTTAATTCCTAATGCTGACCGTACCGTTTTTATGCAAATCTCTAAACATGAGTCTGCACATGTTGGTTTCTTGAAAAGTACATTAACTTCTTTGGGAGTTACACCCGCATCGAAACCTACTTTTGACTTTACGGCGGGAGGTAATTTTACTCCGTTTACAGATTATAATCAGTTTCTTGTTCTGGCGCAAGCCTTTGAAGATACGGGCGTTAGAGCCTATAAGGGACAGGCAGGAAATGTAATGTCTAATAAAGTAGTATTACAGGCTGCTTTACAAATTCACTCTGTAGAAGCCAGACATGCTTCGCAAGTAAGAAGAATGAGAGGAAATAAAGGGTGGATTGAACTGGCCAACGGAGGAAACATGCCGTCTGCAACAAACCCTGTGTACGCGGGTGAGGATAATACAAATCAAGCCGGATACAATACTTCAACTGCATTTGGAGCTGCAGCAGGTTCTGCTGCTTACGATGAAATTTTAAGTGGTAGTGATGCAACAGCAATTGCATCTTTATTTATTGTGTAGGTGATTTCTTAATATTAGGTGTGG
The sequence above is drawn from the Chryseobacterium daecheongense genome and encodes:
- the nadD gene encoding nicotinate (nicotinamide) nucleotide adenylyltransferase; amino-acid sequence: MKKIGLFFGSFNPIHIGHLILANYILENSNMEELWFVVSPQNPFKDKKSLLKDHNRLDMVQAAIKNYPNMRASNVEFSLPRPSYTIDTLTYLNEKYPDHSFSLIMGEDNLQGLHKWKNSETLLKNHHIIVYPRIFEGEKKDSEYVQHENISFIKAPIIEISATEIRHMIKEGKNVRPMLPPEVFEYLDGSSFYK
- the recJ gene encoding single-stranded-DNA-specific exonuclease RecJ, giving the protein MSQKWIYRPEPDEEVVDRLSSSLGFGTFESKLLVLRGIDNYQKAREFFKPNLTDIHSPFLMADMQKAVERIATAIENGEKILVYGDYDVDGTTAVALMYLYLSKIVQKKYLDYYIPDRNSEGYGISTEGIDFAKENGFSLIIALDCGIKAIDMINYAQNLGVDFIICDHHLPGEEIPNAVAVLDPKRSDCRYPFKELSGCGVGFKLCQGLNTIYKIPDSELFELTDLLAISIAADIVSMTGENRVLAKMGLKTLRKTRNLGLRLLIPEDKLSHFEISNIVFEIAPKINAAGRISHGKAAVELMVSDNLKHAHQIVSDIMGLNDERRELDMNSTLSALNQIIESQQETNLTTIVYHPEWNKGVIGIVASRLIETYYKPTLVFTDGNNGEMVASARSVSDFDVHEALDMCSEYFLKFGGHHAAAGLSMEKSKFEAFKEKFEKVVAEKIQEHQKESSIIIDSEIEIDDINREFINFHRKLAPFGPHNMKPILTLRNQKLSGYIKTMGKDNNHVKFYIKQESTGRNIECVGFKLGQFSEDFRNKHFDLAFTLEENHWKGNVTHYLNIKDVKFRD
- a CDS encoding ferritin-like domain-containing protein — translated: MKKTINVSSQGATLDTGRRNFLKLGGIGLAMAGLALVGCDDNDDFQMTDGQVFDLGKGDVGVLNYAYALEQLEADFYTKVVNSFYSGISTIEKELFTDLYHHELIHRDFFKAAISGVTANVLPKLEFQYPGVNFNNRSSVLATAKALEDTGVAAYNAAGKYITDPNYLVIAGKIVSVEARHASAIRNLINPGSADFSGDDVIDANGLDVAKEPKDVVMAAGGFIKTPFTWKERGIN
- a CDS encoding ferritin-like domain-containing protein, with amino-acid sequence MNILKLLDRFSDDKFFTTEASRLETITNLSAFGKKAAIASVPLGLGVAMSTPAKAENRNTTPVTGSFLKSTLTDALQLALTLEYLENEYYSIGLSTASLIPNADRTVFMQISKHESAHVGFLKSTLTSLGVTPASKPTFDFTAGGNFTPFTDYNQFLVLAQAFEDTGVRAYKGQAGNVMSNKVVLQAALQIHSVEARHASQVRRMRGNKGWIELANGGNMPSATNPVYAGEDNTNQAGYNTSTAFGAAAGSAAYDEILSGSDATAIASLFIV